Proteins co-encoded in one Medicago truncatula cultivar Jemalong A17 chromosome 8, MtrunA17r5.0-ANR, whole genome shotgun sequence genomic window:
- the LOC11442680 gene encoding DNA damage-repair/toleration protein DRT102, with amino-acid sequence MIVCLSFFSLSATRSHSTPPTHSAHSASPLPLSPYNIPIKSVSIFPQLFMAEPNKHIKIITGSGTDHYSISLKDTLVSYLRSINIQVEDLGTSSYYSAAAEVGRRVSQSTPSSSPEVRGLVACGTGAGVSIFANKFPGVFAVTCLTPADAVNARSINNSNVLAVSGKYTSAETAVEIVDAWLNTPFNSPCPASNNKPWPEEMERFLDKSLVEMAEIGKGDLDAANIAIDNELGGLAK; translated from the coding sequence ATGattgtttgtttatcatttttctctttaagtGCCACACGTTCACACTCCACTCCACCCACTCACTCTGCTCACTCTGCTTCACCTTTACCACTCTCACCCTATAATATCCCAATCAAGTCTGTATCTATATTCCCTCAATTATTCATGGCGGAACCcaacaaacatataaaaatcaTCACCGGTTCCGGCACCGATCATTACAGCATTTCTCTTAAAGACACTTTAGTCTCCTACCTCCGCTCCATCAACATCCAAGTTGAAGATCTTGGAACTTCTTCTTACTACTCCGCTGCCGCTGAAGTTGGTCGTCGAGTCTCTCAATCAACACCGTCTTCCTCACCAGAAGTTCGCGGTCTCGTGGCATGTGGCACCGGCGCTGGCGTCTCCATCTTCGCCAATAAATTTCCTGGCGTGTTTGCCGTCACTTGTCTTACTCCTGCTGACGCTGTCAACGCCCGATCCATCAATAATTCAAATGTCCTCGCCGTATCTGGTAAGTACACTTCAGCCGAAACAGCGGTCGAGATCGTAGATGCGTGGTTGAACACTCCGTTTAACTCTCCTTGTCCTGCAAGCAATAACAAACCGTGGCCAGAAGAGATGGAGAGGTTTCTAGACAAGTCTCTGGTTGAAATGGCGGAAATCGGAAAAGGAGATCTTGATGCTGCTAATATTGCAATTGATAATGAATTAGGAGGCTTAGCCAAGTGA